From one Melioribacteraceae bacterium genomic stretch:
- a CDS encoding sigma-70 family RNA polymerase sigma factor, whose translation MSNTDLWSEYKKSPNFELKKEIVITYSSLVHYVIHNSKFINYDIFDEKDYFQFGIEGLSEAIDRFDPDYGTKFETYALQRIRGKIIDEIRKVQSKYRVQTNSNILATNLSLNKSVSDDESFMLYEVIPDDNEEPDETLENLEAKELLVEALQKLEERDRLIITLYYYEHLNYKEIAQILGITVSRVSQVHSKIIDKLRSKLAHLND comes from the coding sequence ATGTCAAACACAGATTTGTGGTCAGAATATAAGAAGTCACCAAATTTTGAACTCAAAAAAGAGATTGTGATAACATACTCAAGTCTGGTTCATTATGTTATCCACAATTCCAAATTTATCAACTACGATATATTTGACGAAAAAGATTACTTCCAATTTGGTATTGAAGGATTAAGCGAGGCTATTGACAGATTTGACCCGGATTACGGCACAAAATTCGAGACTTATGCACTTCAAAGAATTCGTGGTAAAATAATTGATGAAATAAGAAAAGTACAAAGCAAATATCGAGTTCAGACAAATTCAAACATTCTTGCAACAAATCTATCATTAAACAAAAGTGTTTCGGATGACGAAAGTTTTATGCTTTATGAAGTAATTCCGGACGACAATGAAGAACCCGACGAAACCTTAGAAAATCTAGAAGCAAAAGAATTATTAGTCGAAGCATTACAAAAACTAGAAGAAAGAGATAGACTAATTATAACTCTCTATTATTACGAACACCTTAACTATAAAGAGATAGCACAAATATTAGGAATTACAGTTTCACGAGTATCACAAGTTCACTCAAAAATAATTGACAAACTCAGATCAAAATTAGCGCACTTGAATGATTAA